TAGCCGCCCAAAATAATGGAGATTATTCGGAAGCATTAGAGTATTACAAAGAGAGTTTAAGACTTGAAGAAAATAAAATCGATAGGGGTGAGACTTTAAAAAATATGGCAATAATATATATGAGTAACGGTGAAGAGGATTTGTCTATTGAAACTTATGAAAAAGCATTAGTAGAAAATCCTAAACAGCCTTCATGTCTGAAAAATATAGGTCTGATTTATGAAAAAAGAGGAAGATACGCTGAACAAAATGGTGATTTAGATCAGAGAGATATTTGGTTTGACAAAGCTGCAGAAGTCTGGTCTAAAGCAGTGAGATTATATCCTGGTGGATATCTTGATATTGAGAATTGGCTGAAAAATTCAGGAAGAAGTTCAATCGATATGTATCTCTAATATTTTTTAATTCAATAAGGAATAATCTACTGCTTCTTTAATATTAGAAATCTCTTTGATATTGATTATATTTTTAAAAATTTTATTA
This window of the Prochlorococcus sp. MIT 1314 genome carries:
- a CDS encoding photosystem I assembly protein Ycf3 → MPSNQNRDNFIDKAFTVIAESIVKIMPIAEKEKKAYIYYRDGLAAQNNGDYSEALEYYKESLRLEENKIDRGETLKNMAIIYMSNGEEDLSIETYEKALVENPKQPSCLKNIGLIYEKRGRYAEQNGDLDQRDIWFDKAAEVWSKAVRLYPGGYLDIENWLKNSGRSSIDMYL